Proteins found in one Prochlorothrix hollandica PCC 9006 = CALU 1027 genomic segment:
- a CDS encoding aspartate ammonia-lyase: MTGSPAPDFRIETDSMGDRQIPAHTYYGIQTLRALENFPISGLKPLPTYVDACVLIKKATALVNGELGCIPQDISAAIVEAADEVLQGQWRDQFVVDVYQAGAGTSHHMNVNEVLANRALEILGAEKGQYQRLSPNDHVNYGQSTNDVIPTAIRIGGLLALHHSLDPALEGAIAILEQKAEEFQDVIKSGRTHLQDAVPVRLGENFRAWRYILQDHQRRIHSAAADLYALGLGGSAAGTGLNTHPHYAQRVASVLAELTGQPLTPAPHPMAAMQTMAPFVAVSGSLRNLAQDLVKISHDLRLMDSGPKTGFKEIQLPPVQPGSSIMPGKYNPVMAEMTSMVCFQVMGYDSAIALAAQAGQLELNVMMPLIAYDLIHSIEILGHTLGALANRCLGGITANRDRCLAYAEGSLALVTALNPHMGYLNAAAVAKESLTTGKSLRQIVLDQGLMTPAELAQVLDLEAMSQLQGTPPTP, from the coding sequence ATGACTGGATCCCCTGCCCCTGACTTCCGCATAGAAACCGACTCCATGGGCGATCGCCAGATTCCCGCCCACACCTACTACGGCATCCAAACCCTCCGCGCCCTGGAAAACTTTCCCATTAGTGGCCTTAAGCCCCTGCCCACCTACGTGGATGCCTGTGTCTTGATTAAAAAGGCCACAGCCTTGGTCAATGGCGAACTGGGCTGTATTCCCCAAGATATCAGCGCCGCCATTGTCGAAGCCGCCGATGAAGTGTTGCAAGGACAGTGGCGGGATCAGTTCGTGGTCGATGTCTACCAAGCGGGAGCCGGAACCTCCCACCACATGAATGTCAACGAGGTGCTGGCCAACCGAGCCTTGGAGATCCTAGGGGCTGAAAAAGGCCAATATCAACGGCTTAGCCCCAACGATCATGTCAATTATGGCCAGTCCACCAACGATGTCATTCCCACGGCCATTCGCATTGGCGGACTCCTGGCTCTGCACCACAGTCTTGATCCGGCCCTAGAGGGGGCGATCGCCATCCTGGAGCAAAAAGCTGAGGAGTTCCAGGATGTCATCAAGTCCGGGCGTACCCACTTGCAAGATGCCGTTCCGGTGCGATTGGGGGAAAACTTCCGAGCTTGGCGCTATATTTTGCAGGATCACCAACGACGGATCCACAGCGCCGCTGCTGATCTCTATGCCTTAGGGCTGGGGGGCAGTGCCGCCGGTACGGGTCTCAACACCCATCCCCACTATGCCCAGCGGGTGGCCAGTGTCCTGGCGGAACTGACGGGGCAACCCCTAACCCCCGCACCCCACCCCATGGCGGCAATGCAAACCATGGCTCCCTTTGTGGCGGTTTCCGGGAGCTTGCGCAACCTGGCCCAGGATTTGGTCAAAATTTCCCATGATTTGCGCCTCATGGACTCCGGACCCAAGACCGGGTTTAAGGAAATTCAACTACCCCCGGTGCAACCCGGTTCTTCGATCATGCCGGGGAAATATAACCCGGTTATGGCAGAAATGACCTCTATGGTCTGTTTTCAAGTGATGGGCTATGACAGTGCCATTGCCCTAGCCGCCCAGGCGGGCCAGTTGGAACTGAATGTGATGATGCCCCTCATTGCCTATGACTTAATCCACAGCATTGAAATTCTCGGCCATACCCTGGGGGCGTTGGCTAACCGTTGTCTGGGGGGTATTACGGCCAACCGCGATCGCTGCTTGGCCTATGCAGAAGGCAGCCTAGCCCTGGTCACAGCCCTCAATCCCCACATGGGTTACCTCAATGCCGCCGCCGTGGCCAAGGAGTCCCTAACGACGGGCAAATCCCTGCGGCAAATTGTCCTCGATCAGGGCTTGATGACCCCAGCGGAATTGGCCCAGGTTCTCGATCTCGAAGCCATGTCCCAACTCCAGGGCACCCCCCCCACCCCCTAG